ACCAAGTGGATTTCGAATTGTATTTTGAATGAGACTTCCGCTAACTGCAATCGCCATACCTGAGATTCCGGCAATAAGTAAGCGTGGCAAACGGAAATCAAATAAAATCTTCTCATGTAGTGCTTGTCCCTGTCCGATTAGAGCAGCCCACACATCCGTTAGAGGAATATAAAGACTTCCGCTTGTTAGGCTCACTATCCAAACCGAGAGCATTAGAATTGAAAAGATACTAACCCATACTTTAAACGAACCAATCCGTCTAGCTCCTCCGACATTCATTGACATGTTGGAACTGAACCCTGTGCTTCCATTTGTATGTTTAGACATTCTGAGTGCAAGCCAAATCAACCAAGGAGCTCCAATCGCTGCAGTAATGGCTCCAGCTGGCAATTCTCCATAGGCATCAATAAAACTTCTGGCGATTGTATCTGCTAGAAGTAAAACAACAGCTCCCCAGAGAGCACTTATCGGCAGTAACCACACATGTTTTCTTACGCCCATCATACGAACAAGGTGAGGTGCTACTAATCCAATAAAGCCTATAGGACCAACCACACTCACACTTACACAGGCGATCACAACAGCAATGGCCATGGCAAGAAATCTAGTTTGTCGTACTCTTTGCCCTAAAGATTTTGAGGTTTCTTCATTTAATGTTAAAACATCCAACTGACGTGACGTTAAACAAACAAGCAAAATTCCTCCTGCGACCCAAGGCCAAGAAAAGCTGACACCACTCCAGTCATTCTGAACAAGAGAACCAGATCCCCACAGGAAGACACCTTGCACCGTTTGCTGGTTGAGCATAATTAATGCGCTAGTCACAGATGAAAGAACTAGTGTGACAATCATCCCAGAGAGAGCCACGCGAATCGGTGTGCTTCGTCGTCCACCACCTAATGCAAATACTGCCATGGCTGCTCCAGCTCCACCAAGAACAGCGATCGGAAATGCAAACTGAGACTGAAGTGTCGGAAAAAAGATCATCCCTGTGATCACAGCCAAGTATGCCCCAGCATTTACACCTAATGTTGTCTCTGAAGCGAGTGGGTTACGAGTAACTGTCTGCATAAGAGCACCAGCAACCGCAAGTGCACATCCTGATATGACACCTATTACGGCGCGTGGAAATCGGTTAGCCCATATCAAATGATGTTCAGCGAGATCCTGACGATTAAACAAAGCTTGAATGACATCATTTACTGACACATCTGCTCTACCTTGAGTCAAACTAATAAACAAGGTAAGAACTAAAGCAATAAAACCACCAATTAGCATCATTAGTGGTCTTAAGCTTCTTTTGACTGAGATGTCTGGAGCTAATCCATTATTTGCAACCATCGCTCCATCACCTCTCCTTTTATTACTCATTCGTAATGGCGTTTACGACCTTTTCAGCATATACCTGTGCAGAAAGAGGTCCTCCATATGGCCACGCATCGCCACCTAATGGATAGATACGATCTTCTTGTACAAAGTTTAATCCATTCCAAATGGGATTATCTTTTAATTGATTCTCAATGACATCGTCACTATCTTGAATAATCGTAAAGAAATTAACATCTTCTATCGCAGGAAGAGCTTCAACATCAGCCGAAGTAAAACCGTATTGTTCGAATTGGTTGGAATGGAAACCATTTACAAGGCCCATTTTTTCAACCATTGGAGCTGCCATGGATGTATCATCATGCAATCTGAAGGTTACTGCATTTT
The nucleotide sequence above comes from Alkalicoccobacillus plakortidis. Encoded proteins:
- the fhuB gene encoding Fe(3+)-hydroxamate ABC transporter permease FhuB, with translation MVANNGLAPDISVKRSLRPLMMLIGGFIALVLTLFISLTQGRADVSVNDVIQALFNRQDLAEHHLIWANRFPRAVIGVISGCALAVAGALMQTVTRNPLASETTLGVNAGAYLAVITGMIFFPTLQSQFAFPIAVLGGAGAAMAVFALGGGRRSTPIRVALSGMIVTLVLSSVTSALIMLNQQTVQGVFLWGSGSLVQNDWSGVSFSWPWVAGGILLVCLTSRQLDVLTLNEETSKSLGQRVRQTRFLAMAIAVVIACVSVSVVGPIGFIGLVAPHLVRMMGVRKHVWLLPISALWGAVVLLLADTIARSFIDAYGELPAGAITAAIGAPWLIWLALRMSKHTNGSTGFSSNMSMNVGGARRIGSFKVWVSIFSILMLSVWIVSLTSGSLYIPLTDVWAALIGQGQALHEKILFDFRLPRLLIAGISGMAIAVSGSLIQNTIRNPLGDPQVIGITSGAGVGALLVIVVFPQLSGVWLPIGAVLGGIAAASIVYSVSWRRGLDPMILTLVGIAVAAAGAAFINILIVYAKVSVAPALTWMAGSAYGRGWSELRVLLPSVVILLLLAWWQGRKVDLLSFSEESSTGLGLKVKQTRLSVAIIAVLLASIAAANVGAVGFIGLLAPHAARMLVGPHHRHAVVLSALIGGLLLAAADWIGVVLLAPKELPAGVVTALIGAPYLLYLMYRSARPKLLKR